One Patescibacteria group bacterium DNA window includes the following coding sequences:
- a CDS encoding adenylate/guanylate cyclase domain-containing protein produces the protein MRKFFLENPVWGKLILAVGLIFASTTIVFALFHWQILNWIDLEMTDRLFLREPISDEVVVVSIDNRSIQELGVWPWPREFHGNLIKKLEAAGAAVIGYDVTFAEKGIGDEEFFRNIASHENLVFPFEGSISLGSGQFPAFRETLLPLPEIRENHEVGHSLFIADMDGTVRRAPFLIQLGENLSPSFALKILETAEKIKIEIPEKFNQEIILDGSIYPLDNFGLARIFFFGPANTFRKYSFVDVLRGDGSLEQFRDKIVLVGSEAADLHDEYFTSSSGGRPVSGVEIHANVVESILQNKTLREESDPKNIFLIILALAAVAAFSVSYFKLRFALPLFFVYFTAYLVAAAVFFSEGTILPIFYPLLVLIFVYGFGVILRYLLIREEKRKLKKYFSLYVAKDVVNEILAHPEKVKLGGETKNLTILFSDIRGFTSVSEKMGAQSLVGLLNKYLTAMAEIVLDNRGVVDKFIGDAIMAFWGAPLPMENHAEAAVRTALLMSRELKKRNNEWKKLNYPEIKIGIGLNTGEAVVGNIGSHERFDYTVIGDNVNLASRLEGLTKFYGAGIIVSETTAAVVGGEFVLRQIDCVAVKGKMQGVKIYEVLGFAEEKEGYAKLIEKFEQGFELYLKKDWLAAKKVFEEILADNPDDGPSKVLKERLDEFITSPPADFDGVYHLKFK, from the coding sequence ATGAGAAAATTTTTTTTAGAAAATCCGGTTTGGGGTAAATTAATTTTGGCCGTGGGGCTAATTTTTGCTTCGACCACGATTGTTTTTGCTCTTTTTCACTGGCAGATTTTAAATTGGATAGATTTGGAAATGACTGACAGGCTATTTTTACGCGAGCCGATTTCCGACGAAGTCGTCGTCGTGAGCATAGATAACCGCTCCATTCAAGAATTAGGCGTCTGGCCGTGGCCGCGCGAATTTCACGGCAATCTTATAAAAAAATTGGAAGCGGCCGGAGCGGCGGTAATTGGGTATGATGTGACTTTCGCCGAAAAAGGGATTGGTGATGAAGAATTTTTTAGAAATATAGCGTCGCATGAAAATTTAGTTTTTCCTTTTGAGGGGTCGATCTCTCTAGGGTCTGGCCAGTTTCCAGCCTTTCGTGAAACACTTTTGCCTCTACCGGAAATTAGAGAGAATCATGAGGTTGGCCACTCACTTTTTATTGCTGATATGGACGGCACGGTTCGCCGCGCGCCGTTTTTGATTCAGCTCGGAGAAAATTTATCGCCATCGTTCGCGCTAAAAATTTTAGAGACTGCTGAAAAAATAAAAATTGAAATTCCGGAAAAGTTTAATCAAGAGATTATTTTGGATGGCAGCATTTATCCGTTGGACAATTTTGGTCTCGCGAGAATTTTCTTCTTCGGCCCAGCTAATACTTTCAGAAAATATTCTTTTGTTGATGTCCTTCGGGGTGACGGGAGCTTGGAACAATTTAGAGATAAAATTGTTTTAGTCGGTTCCGAGGCGGCTGATCTACACGACGAATATTTCACATCCTCTTCGGGCGGTCGGCCGGTTTCCGGAGTGGAGATTCATGCTAATGTGGTGGAATCGATTTTACAAAATAAAACACTGCGAGAAGAGAGCGATCCTAAAAATATTTTTTTAATTATTTTGGCGCTTGCAGCGGTCGCGGCATTTTCTGTTTCATATTTTAAATTGCGTTTTGCCCTGCCTTTATTTTTTGTCTATTTTACAGCCTATCTTGTCGCCGCCGCCGTATTTTTTTCCGAAGGGACAATTTTGCCGATTTTTTATCCGCTTCTCGTTTTAATTTTTGTTTATGGTTTTGGCGTAATTTTGCGTTATCTTCTAATCAGAGAAGAAAAAAGAAAGTTAAAAAAATATTTTTCTCTTTATGTTGCCAAAGATGTTGTGAATGAAATTTTAGCCCACCCGGAAAAAGTTAAACTCGGCGGCGAGACAAAAAATTTAACAATTCTTTTTTCCGATATCCGTGGCTTCACTTCGGTCTCGGAAAAAATGGGCGCGCAAAGTTTGGTTGGTCTTTTAAATAAATATTTGACTGCCATGGCAGAAATTGTTTTGGATAATCGCGGCGTGGTGGATAAATTTATTGGCGACGCAATCATGGCGTTTTGGGGCGCACCGTTGCCTATGGAAAACCATGCCGAAGCCGCGGTGCGAACAGCGCTTTTGATGTCGCGCGAACTTAAAAAGCGCAACAATGAATGGAAAAAATTAAATTATCCGGAAATTAAAATTGGCATCGGGTTAAACACGGGAGAAGCAGTGGTCGGCAATATCGGGTCGCACGAAAGATTTGATTATACGGTAATCGGCGACAATGTTAATCTCGCCTCGCGCTTAGAAGGCCTGACAAAATTTTACGGAGCAGGGATTATCGTTTCCGAAACGACTGCCGCGGTAGTAGGCGGCGAATTTGTTTTGCGGCAGATTGACTGCGTGGCCGTCAAGGGAAAAATGCAGGGCGTAAAAATTTATGAAGTTCTAGGTTTTGCCGAAGAGAAAGAGGGTTATGCGAAGTTGATAGAAAAATTTGAACAAGGATTCGAACTATATTTGAAAAAGGACTGGCTTGCGGCCAAGAAAGTTTTTGAGGAAATTCTGGCGGACAATCCGGACGACGGGCCAAGCAAAGTTTTAAAGGAAAGACTAGATGAATTTATCACCTCGCCGCCGGCCGATTTTGACGGAGTTTATCACTTGAAATTTAAATAA
- a CDS encoding FecR domain-containing protein translates to MKKILLVLVILILVFGALSYWAAQVYAKPLEFGALKIVVVPEESGVFIKSADEDFKEAIAETELKAGDTVRTDETGLARIILFDTNEVSLDKNSEVVIEESFIDSETPFFTKIKLNLKKGQIWNRLLELLHPDAYFEVESGGVVATVRGTIFNMSSTEGDVNMAVTENSVTLTVAGENEAGQILKAGEELSVDLRQIKNLGQAKIFEITEARRASEWFKNNFSRDEKFREFIKEKKENILRQIGPLPGSRFYPAKRLGERTAAFLTFDKSARAEKIKNFEARRFLAARLLLAEGEKVRALQTFKSISNIRDIAPTIRRADYYDRDFLKTQVQVLKNGIDREAVKEYLDQTLLPRQLEFIKQKLELSPVLLPKLEEIIIEPLGSVNTNSESQNINTNTNVNTNSNTNQPQGPVCGDGVCELGEGSGVCDADCPPPPPAPTITSLQISAIPTSIPAQSSSKLVAETVWSDGSRRDVTGDVSWSVNQSVTGGLMGYVSAGMFYSSGSVGTAIIRGVYSSEEETFEATINIQVTSLGAMQ, encoded by the coding sequence ATGAAAAAAATTCTTCTCGTTTTGGTCATTTTAATTTTGGTTTTTGGGGCGTTGTCTTATTGGGCGGCCCAGGTTTACGCGAAGCCCTTGGAATTTGGCGCATTAAAAATTGTGGTCGTGCCAGAAGAGTCGGGAGTTTTTATAAAATCTGCTGACGAGGATTTCAAGGAAGCAATTGCGGAGACGGAATTAAAAGCTGGTGATACGGTGCGGACCGACGAAACTGGTTTGGCCCGGATAATTTTGTTTGATACGAACGAAGTGTCGCTCGACAAGAATTCCGAAGTCGTGATTGAAGAAAGTTTTATAGATTCCGAAACGCCATTTTTCACAAAAATAAAATTGAATTTAAAAAAGGGGCAAATTTGGAACCGGCTTTTGGAATTGTTGCACCCTGACGCGTATTTTGAAGTTGAATCCGGCGGAGTGGTGGCAACGGTTCGCGGAACAATTTTTAATATGTCCAGCACAGAAGGAGATGTTAATATGGCCGTGACGGAAAATTCAGTGACTCTTACTGTGGCAGGTGAAAATGAGGCGGGACAAATTTTGAAAGCGGGTGAAGAATTATCAGTTGATTTACGTCAGATAAAAAATTTAGGGCAAGCGAAAATTTTTGAAATCACTGAAGCGCGTCGGGCAAGCGAATGGTTTAAAAATAATTTTTCCCGCGATGAAAAGTTTCGAGAATTTATAAAAGAGAAAAAAGAAAATATTTTGCGGCAGATTGGGCCGCTGCCTGGGTCAAGATTTTATCCGGCCAAAAGACTGGGCGAACGAACAGCGGCGTTTTTAACTTTTGATAAGTCGGCACGGGCCGAAAAAATAAAAAATTTTGAAGCTAGAAGATTTTTGGCAGCGAGATTGCTTTTAGCGGAGGGTGAAAAAGTCCGGGCGCTTCAAACTTTTAAAAGTATTTCTAATATCAGAGATATTGCGCCCACAATCCGTCGGGCCGACTATTACGATCGAGATTTTTTGAAAACACAAGTTCAGGTTTTAAAAAATGGAATCGACAGAGAGGCAGTCAAGGAATATTTGGACCAAACACTTTTGCCCAGACAACTAGAGTTTATTAAACAAAAATTAGAACTTTCGCCAGTCCTTTTACCAAAGCTGGAAGAAATTATTATTGAACCATTGGGTTCGGTAAATACGAACAGTGAATCGCAAAATATTAATACAAATACAAACGTTAACACAAACTCAAATACCAACCAACCTCAGGGTCCAGTTTGTGGCGACGGCGTTTGCGAATTGGGCGAGGGTTCGGGGGTTTGCGATGCCGATTGTCCGCCGCCTCCGCCAGCTCCGACAATTACAAGTTTACAAATTTCTGCCATACCAACTTCTATTCCAGCCCAAAGTTCAAGTAAACTCGTGGCTGAAACAGTCTGGAGCGATGGAAGCAGGAGAGATGTTACCGGCGATGTTTCTTGGTCGGTTAATCAATCAGTGACCGGAGGTTTGATGGGTTATGTGAGCGCCGGGATGTTTTATTCTAGTGGTTCAGTCGGTACGGCAATTATCAGAGGAGTTTATTCATCCGAGGAAGAGACTTTTGAGGCGACGATTAATATTCAGGTCACGAGTTTGGGGGCCATGCAATAA